CGATGGTCGAAGACGCCATCAACAAAATTTTGGTGAAAAAGATCAATGCTACGCTCGATCTCGAGCCGATCGACTGGGGCGCATGGGACGATAAGGTCAACCTCATGATCGCCTCCCGCGAGCCGGTCGATGTTTTTTTCACGGCGCAGTGGAACGGATATTCGAAAAATGTCGCGAAGGGCGCTTTTCTGGACCTCGGGGATCTGCTGAAAAAGTATGGGCAAGGCATTACAAGCTCGCTCAATCCGATTTTTCTGGAAGGCTCGAAAATTAACGGCAAAAACTATGCGGTGCCGACAAACAAGGAGCTCGCCTTTGCGGGCGGGGTCGTCTATCGCAAAGATATTGCCGACGAGCTCGGGCTGGACATGAGCAAAGTGAAGACCGCGGAAGACCTGGACGCGATCTACAAGGTTGTGAAGGAGAAAAAGCCGGATATGATCCCGCTCTATATGCAGGGCGGGTCGTTCGGGCAACTGACGGAATTCGATTCGCTCGGCGACGGAACGATTCCCGGCGTTATCTCGAAGGAAAGCAGCGATACGACGGTCAAGCTGGCGGAGGAAACGGACATTTATAAGCGCTACCTGAAGCTCGCCCGCGACTTTTTTCTGAAGGGGTACATTAACAAGGATGCCGCGACGACGCAGCTTTCGAGCGGCGATGCATACAAAGGCGGCAACGTCTTCTCGACGATCGAACCGCTGAAGCCGGGCAAAGCGGCGGAGATTGCCAATGCGGCCGGCCTTGGCGGCAAGCTGGAACAGATTTATTTAACCGGCAAAACGGTGTCCACCTCCGAAACGGCCGGTGCGATGCTGGCCATCTCGTCGACGTCCAAAGATCCCGAGCGTGCGATGATGCTGATCAATCTGCTGCATACGGACAAGGATCTCGTCAACCTGCTCGACTTCGGCATCGAAGGCGTTCATTATACGCTGAACGGCGACATCATGACGCCGACCGCCAAGACGAGCGGTTATTCCCCCGGCGTCGCCTGGGAGCTCGGCAACCAGTTCCTCAATCATGTGTGGAACACGGAAGCGCCGGACAAATGGGAGCAGTTCACAAAATTTAACGAGGGAGCCAAACCGTCGCCCGGTCTCGGTTTCGTCTTTGACAACGACCCAGTCAAAGCGGAGGTCGGCGCGCTGGCGAACGTCATCAAGCAGTACCAGAAAGCGGTCGAAACGGGCTCGGTTGACCCGGACAAGGTGATGCCCGAATATATCGCCGCGATGAAAGCGGCCGGCGTCGACAAGGTCATCGCCGAGAAGCAGAAGCAGTTCGACGCGTTCCTGGCGAGCAAAAAAAGCTCTTGACCGCCGCGGCGAGCGGGACGTAACGCCGAATAGGAAGGCTGCAGCGCGGAAACGGGCCTGCAGCCTTCTTTTCGTTCCGCTATAGGAAAGGTTCCCTTTTCGTTTGAACCGCCGCCAATAGACGGCATGTTTCTTTTATGGTGCCGGGTAGAGGGCGGTGAGGTGAAAGCGGTGCCGTGAAGACTTGTGGATGAAAAGGTTTATTCGATGCAAATAAAAGTCATTACGAATCTGATTTAATGCCTGAAATTCGCGGCATTAATCGTTAACAGGCTTAAATGTGGATTGTGTGAATATATGCAATTTCAATTCGAAGAGGTACCGTCCCGGGGAAACCTGGCGATTCGTACCGGATGCCGGCGCTTCTTGCCCGCGAGAACGGCCGCATCAATCAAGATGGCCAGCGAGAGCCATGCGCCCCCGGCCAAATAGCCGCCAAGAACATCGCTCGGGTAATGGACGCCGAGATAAATCCGGCTGATGCCGATCGCAGCGGTCATAAGCAGGCAGAGCGTTACAAGTACGGCTCTGCCGGCCCTGCCGCGGGCGGCTCGCCACAGCAGAAACGCAAGCGCGCCGCAGCATGCGGCAGCGTCCATCGCGTGACCGCTCGGGAAGCTGTAGCCCGTAATGGGAATGAGCCGGTGCATATCCGGCCGGGTCCGGTGATAGAAGGCTTTCAGCAGGGGATCCAGCAGCTCGGCTCCGGCGAAAACGGCCAGAAAAAAGACCGGTCCGCGCAGGCGGCGCCGCAGCTTACATAGAAGCGCTGTAACGGCAAGCGCCAGCGTGCAGATCCCGATGCCGGAACCGATCCAGCTGAAAGCTTTCATCGCGAGCGTTTCCCCCGGCGACTCCAGGATGGCGACCCGCGCAATGACGGCGGCGTCAAACCGGTTGAATCCGTACGTTCGCACGGAAGCGGCCGTAATCAGAAATCCGGCGCCGAACGCCGCGAGCGTCAGGCAGGCGATGAACAGCCTTCTGCCATGCTTTGGCGATGCCTTGGACCGTATACTCACGTTTTCCCCTCCCGCTTACAGATGCTGTACGAGCTCGTCAATCGGAAGACTCCGGCCGCTGTGCATGATGCTGGAATCGCGGAAGACTCCGGCAGCCATGCATAATGCCGGCATCGCGGAAGACTCCGGCTGACGTACCATGATGCCGGCGTCGAGGAGGACTCATTTGGGCCGAACGCGTTCGGCCGGTTCCGGCACGCCTGCGTTCCGGCGTCTGCCGCTGCGGCGAATTCCGTAAACGAGAAGCGCGGCGATGGCTGCGGCGATAAAAGCAGCCGCCAGTACGCGGTTTACGATGTGATGGTAATGCTCCCACTTAGGGCCGAGCAGCGAGCCGAGCGTAATGAAGACGCCGGTCCACACGAAAGCGCCGGTATAGGAAAACGCGGCATATCTGGCATAGGCCATGCGTGTGACGCCGGAGAAATATCCCGTAAAATGGCGGATCCCGGGGATATAGAAGGCGATGAGCAGCAGCAGGTTGCCGTACCGTTCGAACCAGCGCGACGTGCGGTCAAGCTTGTCCGGTCCGAGATGAAAACGCCGCCCGTGCCGCTCGAAGAACGGCCTGCCGAGCCGGAAGCCGATCCAATACGACAGCGTAATGCCGGCCGTAACGCCGCCTCCTGCCGACAGAATCGACAGCGGCAGGTTCATTTTGCCTTCGAACACGAGCAGACCGGCATAACTCATCAGCACTTCGCCGGGAAGCGGGAGCGCGAGCATCTCCAGCAGCAGGGCGGCAAACAGGACCCCGTACCCGTAATGAACAAGCCATGCGTTTAAGGTATGCAGCAAAAGGAATCCCTCCTCTAAGTATTGTAAGCGTCAGAAGGGGAATTTAGCCAGCATACGGCATGCTCTGACGCGGAAAATCAGGATGAAATCAAAATTTAATGGAATTATCATTTGGCATTCAGCTTCATTTAAGGTTCGGCCGGTATACTTCTAATCAACGACCCCCCTTTAATATAGAACGACTTGGGCCCGCGAATTTTGCGGGCCACTTTTTTTTGTCCAAATAGGCACCGTCGCCGCTGATGCATGTTCTCCCGGCCGAGCGGCTCGCGTTCTTTTATCGCCGGAATGGGCGCAAGTCCTTCACCAGCAAGCGGCTAAGACCGGCTCGTTGCGCGTCCGTTTTTGCGCGTTCGACTGTCGCCAAGAAGCGTTAGAATGACCATGATTATTTCATCGATAAGGATTTACCTACGTGGTGTAATATTATTCCTGTTGACAAGTGAAAGCGCTAAATATATGATAAAAATCGTCAAGATACAACATAGATCTATGTTAGATCTAATTTAAATTCTACTACCCTCATGAGATGAGTTGACAAGATGGATCAAGAGGTTATTGCAACGTATCTCATCGAAACTCCGCATTCGCTGCAAAGGGCCGCTGAAGTGATGGCCGGCGAACAATCCACGGGGACGTTCGTATCCGTGCCGGGAGAGACGGCCGAACTGAAAGCGCTTCACCAAGCGAGGATCCTAAGTATAGAAGCGTTGGAGGAGCATGGCTCGCCGGCGCTGCCGGGGGCTTATCTTGCGCCGGATATGGAGAATCCGGTCTATCGAAGAGCTATAGTACGACTATCTTTTCCTCTCCACAACTTCGGGCCCTCGCTGCCGAATCTGCTCTCTACGGTTGCAGGCAATTTATACGAGCTGCGGGAATTCTCGGGATTGCGTCTGATCGATTTGGAATTGCCGCCCGCTTTTGCAGCCAGATACCCGGGACCGCAGTTTGGTATTGAAGGAACGCGTAAAATAGCCGGCGTGCACGGACGTCCGCTGATCGGTACGATTGTCAAACCGAGCGTCGGCCTACCGGCGGAGGCTTACGGGCCGCTCGTTCGAGAGCTTGCCGATGCCGGGCTTGATTTCATCAAGGATGATGAGCTGTGCGCGAATCCGCCTTACGCCCCTTTCGAAGAAAGGGTTCGGGCCGTGATGGATGAATTGAAGAGAGCGGCTGACCGCAATGGCAAAATGGTCATGTACGCTTTTAACATCACGGACGACTTGGATGAAATGAAAAGGAACCATGACCTCGTTCTGCAGGAAGGCGGCTCTTGCGTGATGGTTAGCATCAACAGCGTCGGTCTGGCAGGTGTGGCCCATCTTCGCCGGTATGCCGAACTGCCCATTCACGGTCACCGGAATCAATGGGGGGCCATGACGCGAAGCCCGCTGCTGGGCATGAGTTTCACCGCTTACCAGAAGCTGTGCCGCTTGGCTGGGGTTGACCATCTGCATACGAACGGATTGGACAGCAAGTTCTCGGAATCCAATTCATCCGTAGTCCGGTCCATTAAGGACTGTTTGCAGCCTATGCTGGGCGGATATACGGTTATGCCGGTGCTCTCCTCGGCACAATGGGCGGGCAGCGCCGTCACGACTTACCGCGCCGCTCGAACGGTGGACGTCATTCATTTGGCCGGCGGCGGAATTCTCGCTCACCCGGGCGGAGCTGCCGAAGGCGTGCGCAGCATGCAGCAGGGCTGGGAAGCTGCCGTCAAGGAAATCGAATTGTCCGTTTATGCCGAGTCACGCCCGGAACTGCGGGAAGCCATGCGGGTGTTCGGCAGGAAGTAACCGTTTAGGGCAAACAGCCTGGAGGAGTAAAACGATGAGTAAAAACAGACAGCTTCTGCTCGCTTTCTACGGGGATGACTTTACAGGATCTACGGATGCCATGGAAGCTCTGGCCCTAAGCGGTCACAGGACGGTTTTGTTTCTCGCAGCCCCGTCGCCGGACATGCTAAGCCGTTTTGAGGGCATCCGCTGCGTTGGCGTCGCCGGAACAAGCAGAGCGAAAAGTCGGCCTGAGCTGAAGAAGGAAGTAGAATCGGCGATGGAGCGATTATCGCTTCTGGATGCGCCGGTCGTTCATTATAAAACCTGCTCCACCTTCGACTCGTCCCCTGACATTGGCAGCATCGGCGAAGCGATCCGGGTATCGCGCGGCTTCTTTCCGGGTCAACGGACGGTCCCGCTGCTGGTCGGAGCGCCTGCACTGGGAAGGTATACGCTGTTTGGCCAGCACTTTGCCCGAATGGAAGGAGAAGTATACCGTTTGGACCGCCATCCGGTCATGTCCCGCCATCCCGTCACGCCGATGCACGAAGCGGATTTGCGGCTTCATCTGAAGGAGCAGCTGGACGAGGAGATCGGCCTCATGAATATTTTGGAGCTTGAAGGCGATCCGTCCCTCGTGAGCGAACGATACCGGCGGAAGCTGAGTACAGAGCCATCCGTCCTGCTGTTTGATGTTCTGGGCGAAGACACGCTTCTGACAAGCGGTCAGCTGATCTGGGATGCGGCTCAGGGTGGCCAGCGGTTCGTTGTAGGCTCGTCCGGCGTCGAATATGCGATGACGGCCGTCTGGGAGAAAGCGGGGATTGCCAAAACCGGGCGGACAGCCGATTCCGCCGGTTTGAAGCCGGCGAACCATATTCTGGCGGTTTCCGGAAGCGCCTCGC
This genomic window from Paenibacillus humicola contains:
- a CDS encoding ABC transporter substrate-binding protein, which produces MMKWKSKASSVTALLLGTALIVSACGGGEGNTPSAGGGSAAAGGSSGEPAAGGDGAAGAASQLKPYKLKLVYEGPPQADEAMVEDAINKILVKKINATLDLEPIDWGAWDDKVNLMIASREPVDVFFTAQWNGYSKNVAKGAFLDLGDLLKKYGQGITSSLNPIFLEGSKINGKNYAVPTNKELAFAGGVVYRKDIADELGLDMSKVKTAEDLDAIYKVVKEKKPDMIPLYMQGGSFGQLTEFDSLGDGTIPGVISKESSDTTVKLAEETDIYKRYLKLARDFFLKGYINKDAATTQLSSGDAYKGGNVFSTIEPLKPGKAAEIANAAGLGGKLEQIYLTGKTVSTSETAGAMLAISSTSKDPERAMMLINLLHTDKDLVNLLDFGIEGVHYTLNGDIMTPTAKTSGYSPGVAWELGNQFLNHVWNTEAPDKWEQFTKFNEGAKPSPGLGFVFDNDPVKAEVGALANVIKQYQKAVETGSVDPDKVMPEYIAAMKAAGVDKVIAEKQKQFDAFLASKKSS
- a CDS encoding phosphatase PAP2 family protein, with translation MSIRSKASPKHGRRLFIACLTLAAFGAGFLITAASVRTYGFNRFDAAVIARVAILESPGETLAMKAFSWIGSGIGICTLALAVTALLCKLRRRLRGPVFFLAVFAGAELLDPLLKAFYHRTRPDMHRLIPITGYSFPSGHAMDAAACCGALAFLLWRAARGRAGRAVLVTLCLLMTAAIGISRIYLGVHYPSDVLGGYLAGGAWLSLAILIDAAVLAGKKRRHPVRIARFPRDGTSSN
- a CDS encoding DedA family protein, whose translation is MLHTLNAWLVHYGYGVLFAALLLEMLALPLPGEVLMSYAGLLVFEGKMNLPLSILSAGGGVTAGITLSYWIGFRLGRPFFERHGRRFHLGPDKLDRTSRWFERYGNLLLLIAFYIPGIRHFTGYFSGVTRMAYARYAAFSYTGAFVWTGVFITLGSLLGPKWEHYHHIVNRVLAAAFIAAAIAALLVYGIRRSGRRRNAGVPEPAERVRPK
- a CDS encoding ribulose-bisphosphate carboxylase large subunit family protein; translated protein: MDQEVIATYLIETPHSLQRAAEVMAGEQSTGTFVSVPGETAELKALHQARILSIEALEEHGSPALPGAYLAPDMENPVYRRAIVRLSFPLHNFGPSLPNLLSTVAGNLYELREFSGLRLIDLELPPAFAARYPGPQFGIEGTRKIAGVHGRPLIGTIVKPSVGLPAEAYGPLVRELADAGLDFIKDDELCANPPYAPFEERVRAVMDELKRAADRNGKMVMYAFNITDDLDEMKRNHDLVLQEGGSCVMVSINSVGLAGVAHLRRYAELPIHGHRNQWGAMTRSPLLGMSFTAYQKLCRLAGVDHLHTNGLDSKFSESNSSVVRSIKDCLQPMLGGYTVMPVLSSAQWAGSAVTTYRAARTVDVIHLAGGGILAHPGGAAEGVRSMQQGWEAAVKEIELSVYAESRPELREAMRVFGRK
- a CDS encoding four-carbon acid sugar kinase family protein is translated as MSKNRQLLLAFYGDDFTGSTDAMEALALSGHRTVLFLAAPSPDMLSRFEGIRCVGVAGTSRAKSRPELKKEVESAMERLSLLDAPVVHYKTCSTFDSSPDIGSIGEAIRVSRGFFPGQRTVPLLVGAPALGRYTLFGQHFARMEGEVYRLDRHPVMSRHPVTPMHEADLRLHLKEQLDEEIGLMNILELEGDPSLVSERYRRKLSTEPSVLLFDVLGEDTLLTSGQLIWDAAQGGQRFVVGSSGVEYAMTAVWEKAGIAKTGRTADSAGLKPANHILAVSGSASPVSRKQIETAIDQGFHGIRIPAAALADSESIPRAMLEEAVRMLSGGKSVVLYTALGPEDASIAETRDRLSAQGIAGSLTGEHIGRQLGRWTKRIIQEAGLRRVVIAGGDTSGFVTGEMGIYGMEMLAPISPGAPLCRVYSEDAGMDGIELALKGGQFGGPDYFARVRDAGL